The sequence below is a genomic window from Lolium perenne isolate Kyuss_39 chromosome 7, Kyuss_2.0, whole genome shotgun sequence.
gctctatctaggaagactatgctattaacccatcttgatgttaaaattcctggattagaggtgttatgtgatttatatgcgactgatcatgattttgctgaaccataccgcttgtgtgttattggtaaagcatgggaaaagtatcacatacacgatgggttcttgtttagagctaacaaactatgtgttccagaatcgtacgtgcgtttgctcttattgcaggaatctcatgccggaggtttgatgggtcactttgggcgtgagaagacgctactcatgctcgctgatcacttttattggccaaagatgaggcgggacgtggacaggtatgtgaagaggtgcattacttgcaacaagtccaagtccaagctgaagcctcacggtttgtatactccgttaccggcacctactacaccttgggaagatattagtatggattttgtgttaggtttgccgcgtactaaaagaggccatgattctatattcgtggtagtggacagattttctaaaatgtcacactttattgcctgccacaaaagcgacgatgcgtcgcatattgctaacctgtttttcagggagattgttcgactacatggagtcccgaagactattgtttctgatcgtgatgtgaagttcatgagctacttttggaagacactttggggaaaggctggggacaaagctactttgttcggtactacttgtcatccccaaactgatggtcaaactgaagtggtgaatcgaaccttgtcacaactgttgaggtccatgatcaagaagaacctgaaggagtgggaagagtgtttgccgcatgtggagtttgcttacaacagggcggtacattctaccacggagctatgtccttttgaggtggtgtatggtttcaaacccattactccacttgacttgttgcctttgcccatacacgagagagttaatatggaggcatccaagagggcagattttgtgcgtaagatccatgtgaagactaaagagttgatagagaagaaaggcaagagcaatgctgcaaggatgaacaagaagcgcaaagagatgttgttcaagcacgGTGATATGGTgcaggtacattttcgcaaggataggttcgaaggctgcggaagtctaagttgaagcctcgtggtgctggtccttacaaagtgattgccaagatcaatgataatgcatactcaatagatcttccagttgatgagtttggtgtcagtaattctttcaatgttgctgatttgacaccatatgacggagaagaccttggagcgtcgaggtcgacgccttttgaaggggggggagatgatgaggacatccctacctcactactacctccgtcattgcaagatgaagatgaagctgtgaagctcaagtccaatgaagttaggattggaccaatgacacgagctcgtgcgaagctacttaaacaacaggtgaatttgttcctaaacgatactttgatcgacgagaactttatactgcctaagtcgtattacttatgtatgatcaggtatgaggaggaaccaagcatcgcacgaggaggagaggagcagctggacaagaagctggacgtgaagacatcccatggacgcgcgagggaggagcgggaggcatgcgcgagaggaggagttcttcaggccggtcccaggcccggtcagaccggccctggcaccgggccacccggtcaccaaccggatcctgaaccggtgccatccgggccgcaTCCAGGGAGCTTGGAcgcttcgtccggtttccgcccggtcacagacccggtctaggaccggaccacccggtcccaggcccggtcgaccggcccccagaccggccgagtccgagtctgtctcgaccagatctattctgggtcggttatttccgtactttttcgacctgaggtcgtcccgaacgcctatataagtccctgggacgtccccaaagttgctttagaccacgtttaagataaaccctagttcttagttgtttgctatgcaaaactattgaatactactctccaattcgttgcgatctggagttttattgctactgaaagtttgtgtgatctgctgttccattggggattagaagattgcaatttaccgcttcgtggtcggcggctacgtgcgcaagtgtgtggagttgcgaatatcttgcagggttgagagctgttgcattggcatcaggaatcaatcgagagacttcgtcggcgtcatacaagttatcctcctcatcatcatcgattccatccgctgctaccatcgtgtgttcatcaccaccgtcgcttactgagaagatcgggcaaccccgtaTCAGCAGCAGCCGGCAAGTCGCGCCGCCGGCGTTCGCAATGGGGCCGCCGGCGCCTCCCAGACGCGACCGGATCTACatcaccgtagcggtggcgcagatgttctgggacgccggcgtcccaatgccgtggggggacgtgcacctccccacGGGCGGCACTGAGCCcggatcgggttccggtgccgcccatcccggcgaccggccgcgcccgctacgccgagatccggaggcgccgcTCGACTGCCGGCGCAACTCCGCGAGGACCCAGCGtacggcgacgcaagtcccaactgggacttgtggttcgaggtggagcacgatgcgcgccggcgcacatgcttcacatccgcgacggcgcggcctcgcgcgcGGCCGACCACACACGCTAGGCGggctggccgccgccccggcggcctctacatcaaCGAGCCCGCGCCGCGCCCGGCCCGGCCGCAGCCCCGGGGAGGAGGAGAACGACCGGAGGCTgcggcggcgctcgcggcgtccgCGAGCAGCGGGACctcgacgagctggccaaatggccgcacctcgccgaggcgctgcgcacctccgcgcggaggaggcggccagaaggcccaggaggacgcccgaggcggaggcgtgggccttcctgGAGCTGGCGCGCGCCGTCGGGAGGAGGCTACGCGTcgggcggcgctccgggaggaggagcgcggccgcgcgctggcggaggaggagcgctggcggaggaggagctcaATGACGATCCGCGCGCAGGGCACGGCCGCGCAGCCGGCGAGCCCGCGATCCGCTGGGAAAAGCGCGATGGGACCCACGGCCGGAGTCCGGTGCCCTCCGGCGTGTCGAgccggaacagcgcgtcgccgccggggggcgtcgtcatcatcgacgccgacgatgacgagtactactgggggtagtactgccggcggccaccgcgtgctcgcaaaccctggctagggtttgctttttttttagtttaaagccatatatggctttcttttgtgtaaaatttgcccaaaatagggctaagtttaatgaccaactagtttaaatttatgttttgttcttttccttttttattttcatttttgttttattttattaccaatgcgctgcgtccgcgcgttgggcgcagcgtgcgacccaaacggacacgcggacgcggggcgctgtccgggtgtccgttcggccacgcaaacggcccaaaacggatggcccagcgcgtccgtttgggtcgcccggttggagatgcccttagaattTACCACCCAGTCATGTCGGCCTTCTTTGCAAACGAAACACTTGGGCTCGGCTAGCCCAGGAACGTATCTGACTCAACGTCCATGCTCACAGGCAGTTTTGGTTTTTCTGGTTTTGGGAAACTTCTAGATCCTTTTGGTCCGATTTTTTCAGATTTTATGGTTTCGGTTGGATTCCttgtttttttggttttttcttttttctgttctttcttcttttgttttgtatttttcaattttcgttttttctccttttctttttccaGTGTTTTTAAAGCCGTTTTTTTAAATTCTAAACGTTTTTAAATCttttaaaaaaattgaatttttttaaaaatataAACATTTTTTAATCTGAACATTTTGCAATGTGAAAATGTCCAAAATTCGAATgtcttttcaaattttgaacattataaaatttgaacaattttagaaacttcaaaattttcagttaTTGATCATTTTTAAAATTTTCGATTTTAAATATTTTCGATTTTTCTTAACATTTTaaagttttgatttttttttggatttgAATAATTTTCGAATTGAAGGAACAGCAGCCAGCGCACGGTCACGGAATCGAACGAACAGGCTAATaccgaaatgggccggcccaccggaGGGGGCTGATTTCTGGGTCCGCTGATAAATTGGTCGGTCGTAGACCAAACGGACCCTCAGTCCCTCCCGCAACGCAAGGAAGGCCCAAACCGACAGATTCCAATCCGGTTCGACTTCGAGTCCTACTGCCCCACGTTAGTATAAAGTGGGGAGACAGAAAGAAAAAAAGTTGGAATCCTCCAACTCAATCGTCCCCAAATTCCCCCAAAATCGGAGAGGAGAGGCGCAGCGGCGATCGATCCGAGATGTGCCCTCGTCGCGCAGATCGGGCGCGGAAGTCGGTGAATCCAATGGAGGAGAGGTTCGAGAAGGCCATCTCCAAGCCCCCACCGGCACCGCTGTCGCTCCCGGAGACGGCGCAGTTCTTCTTCCAGCACCTCCCGCGCCACAGCCGTGGTGGCCCTCACGTCGCCGCCGACGAAGCCTGGGAGAGGAAGACAGCTCTGAGGAACTCCATCCACGACGCCTACCTGAGTGCCCTCGCGCGCCTCCCTTTCAACGGCCCCGACGGATCTCAGACGATGCCGTCCCTCCTGCCTGCCCTCCTCGCCGGCGGCCACTGCTTCGGACCACTCGCCGACGGCGCCTCCAACATCATCGTCAATACAGTATGGATCCACGCTGCCTCTTCTCCTGACCGCTTCACGGCTGCCGATAACGTTGTCGATGTCGTCTACCTCGATCACATCAAGCTCGGCTCCTTCCTCGGCCTCACTCTCCTCGACGCTGTTGCCGACCGTGACCGTGACTACCACGCTGCCGCTGTTGCCGCCAGGCACCCCAACTGCGAGGCCTTCGCTGCATTTGCACGGTCCGGAGTCGCCACAAGCCCTGCTGTCACCCAGCTGCTCGCCAATGGCAGCGGTGTGCTCTCCACCGAGGATATCGAGCGACTGTCTGCCCTACTGGTTCCACATTCGGCCCCTCGGCTCCAAGATTACCCGGCGCCAGAGTCCAAGCAACTCAACCTGGAGAGGGAGGAGCGTATCAGAAGATGGCAAGCATGGAGACGCAAGGTCGCCAACATGGCGATTGATCACTGGAACCGCACCATTGGGGTCAGTCTCTGTATCCAATTATTCACATCTGCGTATGCTCTTTTGTTTCTTGATCACTGTGCTAATCGTCATTGCTATGTGCCAAATTTATTCCTTCAAGGGACCTGAGCTACACCTCAAGGTTGTTTTTGCCGTCAGCATTGTTGAGGATGGTCACCAACATATCAACTTCATGGCCACTCCAAGAGATAAACCAGCAGACGTACAACTATTCTTTGCAGAACATGCAAGCAAAACGGGTATCGTGCTTTGCTGCCCTGTGCAAAATTCTGTCTCTCGAAGCGGTAAGTTCTTCCTCTTGTTTTATGTACACAATAACTTTGCAAACAAAATCTTACACATAATCTTGTGTAGTCAATGAACACTAGTATCTAGTATTCTATGGTTAGTCATCTCAGGCGTGCGTACGGCTGAGTTGAAGACCAGTACAACTGTACTCGTTCAATCTATAATTCACCTGTGATGCTTTTTAATGTAACCGTGCTATGCAAGTTCGGATCTATGCTTCATACACACAAACACATTCTATTGGAAGTTGGTATATGGTTGGCCTTATAAATGGCTATTCCTTGACAAGATAATGATTTCTTGTTTTTAATTTAGTTGCTAGTCAGTGATATGTTCCAATGTAAATCATAGTGGGTGCAATTTGAAACAATGTAAACCCCAGCATCACCCGTCTGACCCCACCTCTCCCTCTTCAACTTGGAAGCACACATATATAATGTAGAATTACTACTACCTCTGTTTTAGAATATAAGAAGCTTGGAAATCAAACACTCTACATACATGTGGGCGTCACGGGCTTATCTTGGTTGTCCAGTCTGCTTTGAGATTCGTGCGACCTCTTTTAGCACATTGCAAGAAACGCCCTGAGCTTTTATCTATTGGTATCAGCAAGCCTCGGTCATTTTACGTACCATACCCCTCGTCGCTTTTATATTACAGAAATTTTGGATGAATTCACTTGTTTTATATGGAAGAAATATAGGAAGAAAACTGGAATAGAGCAAGCATTCCTTTCATAGTACTATATATTTGCGGCATGAACCAACTGTATCTTAATGGAACCATCAAATTAGGATTTGCGGCATTTAAGTAGAATTTTGGATCTGCAACGTCAAGTCCTTGTAAAACTCGCACTAACCAAATCGGCAATAAAGTTCCAAGTACCTGGGGAAAAATATCTGGATCATATTCATACACAAGT
It includes:
- the LOC127316471 gene encoding uncharacterized protein; translation: MCPRRADRARKSVNPMEERFEKAISKPPPAPLSLPETAQFFFQHLPRHSRGGPHVAADEAWERKTALRNSIHDAYLSALARLPFNGPDGSQTMPSLLPALLAGGHCFGPLADGASNIIVNTVWIHAASSPDRFTAADNVVDVVYLDHIKLGSFLGLTLLDAVADRDRDYHAAAVAARHPNCEAFAAFARSGVATSPAVTQLLANGSGVLSTEDIERLSALLVPHSAPRLQDYPAPESKQLNLEREERIRRWQAWRRKVANMAIDHWNRTIGGPELHLKVVFAVSIVEDGHQHINFMATPRDKPADVQLFFAEHASKTGIVLCCPVQNSVSRSGHCRLCEGVEERITHPPFGAYSFRSALDATLDIIDFDIANLLDIKYAQHLWGSRHMCSSGYPIDTNSSTEWVSEYDMIIIR